Proteins from a genomic interval of Rosa chinensis cultivar Old Blush chromosome 2, RchiOBHm-V2, whole genome shotgun sequence:
- the LOC112186930 gene encoding uncharacterized protein LOC112186930, translating into MINAGEVFAGAAAGGPVGPVFDVLREVVEKSFAFNPTLESVKSTVDSLALLIPQIDDHNTRLGGNRAGEVEKLKEKMEEGKRLIEELLQVNEWSCLKAHYTDQLVELDESLKRHLGILQVQGVIDVKEALVVAKDTNKDVKETLVVAKDTNKDVKETLVVTKDASKDVKEGLALTKDISTDVKGYRQWLERISVTSEENINHLVRFEAALKAGLSDIQKDLQKGQEQKIDSMLREVTMYGMENKVGSLIEAAALGATIEELDHAVWQENNKPIHLSVMSERIRGIGERTRGIFGLIERKRAKNIEMSYIPTVELKYFRVQLEEGVQLVRNCNKVLEWTDDLKAEYNKKFLHLEKILERLHNRLNGIHPFKWNTGKCGSSCGTTSMRESIIIEDRFCHSDHA; encoded by the exons ATGATTAACGCAGGGGAGGTGTTTGCAGGGGCTGCTGCTGGAGGACCAGTTGGACCTGTGTTTGATGTCCTTAGAGAAGTGGTAGAGAAGTCTTTCGCGTTTAATCCCACCCTCGAAAGCGTCAAATCCACGGTGGATTCTTTAGCCTTATTGATCCCGCAGATAGATGATCATAACACGAGATTGGGTGGTAACCGAGCAGGGGAAGTAGAAAAGCTCAAAGAAAAAATGGAGGAGGGGAAAAGGCTCATTGAAGAGCTGCTGCAGGTTAATGAGTGGAGCTGCTTGAAGGCTCATTACACCGACCAACTTGTTGAGTTGGATGAGTCTCTCAAGAGACACTTGGGGATATTGCAGGTGCAGGGAGTGATTGATGTGAAGGAGGCCTTGGTTGTGGCAAAGGATACTAATAAGGATGTGAAGGAAACCTTGGTTGTGGCAAAGGATACTAATAAGGATGTGAAGGAAACCTTGGTTGTGACAAAGGATGCCAGTAAGGATGTGAAAGAGGGATTGGCTTTGACAAAGGATATTAGTACGGATGTGAAGGGATATAGGCAGTGGCTGGAGCGTATCTCAGTCACGTCAGAGGAAAACATCAACCATCTTGTCAGGTTCGAAGCGGCTCTTAAAGCAGGACTGTCGGATATACAGAAGGATCTACAGAAGGGGCAGGAACAGAAGATCGACAGTATGTTGAGGGAAGTTACAATGTATGGAATGGAAAACAAAG TGGGGTCGTTGATAGAAGCGGCTGCTCTAGGAGCTACAATAGAAGAATTGGATCATGCGGTTTGGCAGGAGAACAATAAACCCATTCATCTTTCCGTAATGAGTGAACGGATAAGGGGAATAGGTGAACGGACAAGGGGGATATTTGGATTGATCGAAAGGAAGAGGGCAAAAAACATAGAGATGTCGTATATCCCGACTGTGGAACTAAAGTATTTCAGAGTGCAGCTAGAGGAGGGGGTACAGCTCGTCCGCAACTGCAACAAGGTTCTTGAGTGGACCGACGACCTAAAGGCCGAGTACAACAAGAAATTCCTTCATTTGGAGAAAATTCTCGAGAGACTACACAACCGTTTAAATGGGATACACCCGTTTAAATGGAATACTGGAAAATGCGGCAGCTCATGTGGAACAACGTCGATGAGGGAATCTATTATTATTGAGGATCGATTCTGTCATTCAGACCATGCATGA